The genomic stretch AAATTGGTCTTATATGTATGtaaacttttcttttcccctgaAATAAATTATAAGCGATTTGTGACTTTACATCTCATATTTTAGTACAAATGAAGACTACTCTTATGCTGAACCAAATATATATGTTTTTGTTGCTGTTGCGGCTTCCTTCATGATATTGGATTCTTTGGGTTTACCTTCTTGGTTGCTCATAGCCACCCTAGAACTTTTCCCttccatgtaaaattttactgCCACGGAAAATTGTTTCCTGTTTTTCAGTTGAGGACTCTGTGATACTGTCGTTTTTTTAGCTTGGGGAGCCTTGTTTCGAAGGAGTGATCTATTtccaattgaaggagctaaaagagttaGAGGTAGGCATAAAATAACTATAGAAGAAGTGGCAAGGAAGGACATGTATAGCTTAGGACCGTAATAAACTGGAAGAATAGGATCCATTTTTcgaacccatttagttgggataaggcgaGTAAGTAAGTTGTTATCTATCCCTCCTGGGATCATATAGTGAAAAAGAAATACTTGAATTGCATCTTTTGATGATTTTACTCACCTTCAGTTGAGATGCGGTTAACAGTAACTGCATTTTACTTGGTTTTAATGTGTGGCAATAACTGATCATGGAGTCCCTTATTTCTTCAGGATGCAAGAACATTGAGCACCATTTCAGATGCTGACATTGAATCTGCCGGTCTCCCGTTTGTCCCAAGCATCCGTTCAGGAAGTTTCGCTGACATTGGGCCTAGGAGATTCATGGAAGATGAACATATACAGATAGATGATCTTTCAATGCATTTGGGGTCACTCATGAGATGTCCTGAGCCAATTGCATTTTACGGGGTAACCATCTAACTGACATCTCTTGATCTTTTATGTGGTCACATATCAGCTTCCTTCTTATTATTGATCTGTTACTAACCGAGTTGGGAACTAATGTAGGTGTTTGATGGTCATGGAGGACCTGATGCAGCAACATTTTTAAGGAAGAATGCAATGAGGTTCTTCTTTGAATATGCGGATTTCCCCCAGTCATCTGAGGAGGCTGATGATGTTCTCTTAGAAGAAGTTGAAACTTCCATCCGAAAAGCATTCCTTCTAGCTGACCTTGCTTTGGCTGATGACTGTAATGTTAGCAACTCATCTGGCACGACAGCACTCACTGCCCTTATACTTGGCAGGTCCGTAAGCTTCAATTTTAGAATAGGgagtaattttatttattttttgttctggTCAAGTGAATTTACCAAAGTGATGTTGGCCTCTGTTTgttttctgattcttcttcttcttctgtcctTGTTGCAGGCTTCTGCTAGTCGCTAATGTTGGGGATTGCAGGGCAGTCCTTTGCCGGAAAGGAGAAGCAATTGAGATGTCTCAAGACCACAGGCCCATCTATCCATCAGAACATAAGCGTGTTGAGGAGCTGGGTGGGTTTGTTGATGATGGGTATCTCAATGGTGTACTATCTGTTAGCAGGGCCTTGGGAGATTGGGATATGAAGTTTCCACGGGGTTCTCCTTCACCTCTCATTGCAGAGCCAGAGTTCCAGCAGGTGATCCttacagaagatgatgagttcCTCATAATTGGCTGCGATGGTATATGGGATGTCATGTCAAGCCAACATGCTGTCAGCGTTGTGCGCCGTGGGCTTCGACGACATGGTGACCCAAAGCAGTGTGCCAGGGATCTGGTCATGGAGGCCCTCCGTCTAAACACCTTTGACAACCTTACTGTTATTGTTGTTTGCATTTCCTCGCCTGACCATAAGAGGGAGCTATCTCCTCAAAGACAAAGGGCATTGAGGTGCTGCAGTCTTTCGGCTGAGGCACTATGCAGCCTGAAGAACTTGTTGGATGGCAATTGAAGCCAAGTATAAATATCTTCGGGAAAATCCTCGCGGGAGAGGGTGGATTCTGTTTTGAGGCTCtccttcaaaaaggaaaaatgtagGCAGTAGTTTTTTATGTGCAGTTAGTTAGGGGTTGGGCATTGGGCTGTGTTTTATGACCTTTAGTTGCTACTCGCGGGTTTTTGTAAATATTTACTGAGGTTGGACGTGTCGTCATTGCTAATTGTCATTTATCATTCAATTGAATCCCAACAACCCTTCCGTGTATTTGCTTTGTTTGCTTGTTCATTTATATATGAGAGTCATTAAGGTCTTTTCATCAATATGGTTGCCTTATGGGAGCTAACCGAACACCTACGCAGGACATGGTCGAAGCCCGCGGCGCACAACGCTGACAGCATGTTGGCTTGACATGACAACCCATATATACCATCGCAGCCAATTATGAGGAACTCATCATCTTATGTAAGGATCACCTGCTGGACTCTGGTTCTGCAATGAGAGGTGAAGGAGAACGAACCCCATGGAAACTTCATATCCCAATCTCCCAAGGCCCGGCTAACAGATGGTACACCATTGAGCGAGGTTACTCAATAGAGCAAGACGAGATAACCTTTTCCCATGAACAACTAATCACACACCTACAACAAATTAAGATCTTTATATAAAGAGGACCACCAGGTTTTCCTTAAGCCATGGTGAAAAGGAATCCCTTGACCATGGTTTTGCAATGAATGTGAGACGTATCCCACAACATGAGGATAGTATGGTTGTTGAACCCTACACTGGCAGTTTAAGTCCAAAGCAGCCTCAAGAggattttcattattataattGGGTGTGTTGAATACTGGATTTCTAACGGATATTTTAATAATTCCACTGCACTTCAGGTGTTACCGTTACTTTTTCAACCCATCACTTCTATCCCCCTTCCCCTGTGTCACAAAATGACTTCTTGTTACAGGGACTTCATACCATACCAAAAATATTTATGCTTAGATTTTTGCCATTATACATAAAGGCAAATGTATCATATTTCAGGAAAATTATTTGATGACAGAAAAAAATGGTGAAATCATTATAAGGGGATTTCTATATAGGTTGAGGAAGGCAAGAGAGAGGGGATGAAAAGTGAACAATATGGAGCGATGAGCACTTATCTCAGTTTTTTGTAAGAACCGGTGATACTTGCAAGCACTTTTTCGCCGACAATAATACTCCTCCATTTGAAAATGAgaatatttgtttttatttaccCAACTTTTAATTTTAAACCTATCAACAATCTTGTTCTTGTGATTAAAAGTACTGCCAAAGAGGCCATGACCAGGAAACATTTGGCTCTCCATGTTGATATGATGTATAAACATTACTACTCTATGTAGCTTTTATGTGTGTTTTTAtcttttggaataaaaaaaaaaaattggggggaAGGTTACCCCACAGCGTGAGTGGGGAGAATCTCCCACGCCACGGTTGCATGAGAAACAATACCTACATGGAGCCACATGATTAGGGACACCAAATTTGCATCCCACACCAAGCCAATAAGCACAAGAAAAGAGGTGCCACACGATTTGTATCTAGCAATTTGTATGTGGGGGACCGACATGGTCAAATTAGAGATAATGAATGCAATATCCAACAATAAACaatatccaaaaccttatcccaacttaacaTTGGCTACATGAAGATTCCAAGTAGAGACAAACACAAGgatttatataaaaatattgaTAGGTTATGATTAATTATAGTAAGTGTCAACTATCAACCTAACATATCACTACAAATCAGTGAGACTTATACATATAAACTATAATAAAGTCGCAGCTGTCATTATACATGTTTAGTTGATAACTTATCCAAAGCTTTATCCTTGATTTTTACTTTTGCACCATCTGGACATAATAGAAGTGCAAAAAGTTCAAATTCCATTTGCCATATCAGAAGCAGACGAATTTCCATCAAAACAAATTAGAGATGTTGTCATCAAGCACCTTGGCCTGATTGAAAAGGGTTTTTTCCTCTCCAACAGCACTATAACGTTTACAAAAGCAATTGCAATATGGctctaaaaatattttcttaccTGGTAATTAAAATTCACCATTACAAGCAATTTTCTCATGCCATTACATCTTTAGTTTGGGAAGTGACTTCGGAATTTCCATATGCAGAATTGAGCTTCACCCAATCACATCatggaaaatcaaaccaaaacaaaaaaatctgaTACGTAGGCAGCAAGCGATGTTATTTTACATTCTCCTTTTACCatagatatttctagaaataaaatgtaaaatttgagtTGTAGGAGGGACAACAATTCTATATAATCATGCTTCCAATGATAAATCATCCTTTACATAGGAGCAAGGATAAACCATTTGCAATCATAGGAGCAAGATAAACCATTTGCAAATATCGGAGCAAGATAACCCATTTGCAATCTGgccaaataaaacaaaggacACAGATCAGATGAAGATGATAGTTCTTGATTCAAAAAGATGAATCCCAGCAACTCACTTCGCAAAACAACCTTGTTTAAGTGTCAATAGTTCCCACAAATGGCTCTTCGAGTTAATTTAAAACCACTAATCAGGGTTTTTGAACTCCCAAACAAGAGCACCACAAAATTGGAACCAAACAAATCTCACATAGAATTAACTGTCATATGTTCTCCAGAATTGTCTTAAAGATCAAATCTCAATCCTATTCACCAATTGTCCAGAGTCCAGATGACTTACTTATGACAAAAAGAACAGTATAATTCATATCAGTTCCACACAAAAAAATCCCATATCGCTTCTCCAACATAAACCAGAGACAGGACAGAAAATACTCTATAACTTCCCACAACCTGAAACACCAAGTATCCATAGCTAAAATCATTTTATGTATGAACCAAAACTCAGGGTTTCTAGTTAGAAAAACTTAatcaagcaaaagaaaaagggaaaaaaataataatattcaatctatggagaaaaaggaaaacaacaaaagaGATAATACCGCCGCCTTCTGTAATCGAGATCCAAAACAGAACCAGCCAATCAACCGTCTCTTATAAAAACGATTCAATATTCAATCCAAGGAAAACCCACgaaacccacacaattaaaaaccctaacaaACAATAAGATTGTTACAACATCTACatcatttttctataaatattATATCTGAAAAATATAATTACCAAATATGGAAAGAATTTTAGATTAAATCATAGTCATAATTACAAAAGTTACCTTTTTCCTATCAAAActgatttcacttcccttccttaCCCTTTATACTTGCTATCAGATAGAGTGACAAGGTTGCACCCAGACACGGTTAGCAGGGATAATCAAGTTCACTCAAGGTTGTAGCCAATTTTCAGTTCTCATATAATTCATACTCGATATTAGATGTGGGTATATGCAAGTGTAGATGGTTCACATCCTGACGGTAACTCACATGACTGCAATGAAagttttcttccttcctttacCCAAGTAAAAACATCACTAATTACCCCCACTTATGACTAACCAAACAAATTTTACTTTCTGTTCTCGGTTAAGCTCCGCTTTGAGTAGAGAACTGAGGTAACCGTCCAAGTGGCATAACAATATCCTTCATGGTCTCATACTCTTGAACACTAACTCCTGCACCATCTAGCACCTGCTTCGGAAGGGAAGACAAAACAAGAGAACACCATGATAAGAAGGGGCAAAGCAAATTTTCCTTAAGAGCAGAAAGCAAcaatagatttaaaaaaaaaaatctataatttAATAAATCATATCCAACAGAGCACATCAGCATAGCAAATGAAAATAATACAAATCCTACATTGAGAAATTCAGAACAAGAACAATTCTTACATTGAGAAATACAGACGTACAATTCAGTCACAGCATTTTGCACATCTATAAGGATTGGATAAAAGTTGTGTGAAATTTAAAATCTTTGTGTCTCTTAAAATTTCAGATATGGTAATTGAAAAAGATAAATCTATACTAGTCTAGGTGAAATGGTAATCTTTACCAAATGACCATGATGATAGAAATACACCATCAAACTTTCATCGACAAATTACATACCATCATGCCTAATGACAAAATACAGTCCAAAATATGCAAAAAGACATCCATCTTGGTTCCCATTTTGCACCTGCTCAGTGCTCTGTAGGTCATTTCTAGAGATGAAAgtaaccccccacccccccaaaaaaaaaaaatcaaatcatataACCACATTGCAAAACTCAACACCAACTAAGGAAAATGGCTTAACCACCTCCAGTTGGGTTCGACGTTGGTCTAATTCAACAGTCAAATAACTGAACATTGATCAAACCCAAGCTCTAAATAGGACATATAGCCCTGTAATTTGTATTGTGCATGGACTGTTGTAAGTATAATGTTGGTCCAATTGGAGGATCCTGGGTCCTGACCCTCCATCTCCATGCTAGACAATAACACCAATAAGGACGAGGGTTCTTTGAGCCATCAGGTTTGCTACTCGCACATCGTCCTCGCTACATGAAAGAGGTAAAGACTCCATCCCCCAAGACAATTATAAATACTGTATCCAAATTCTTTGGCTGCAAACAACAGCCATATGATATAGGGTTGGTGAATTCTTCCTGATAGAACATAAATACTCCAGTATCAGTCTTTCATCAATCTCCAACTGTTACTGCTTCTTTCTTTCATCTTACAATTTGTAGATAAGCCTTTGTTTCTTCACCTCACTTCAACTCACTTCACCTCACCTCGGATGCGCTAAGAATGAATGAACACTTTATGGTAGGCGTGGAGGAgcttttaatttttgtcatAAGGATGCAACCCGAAACTTAAATAAATACTTGTTTTCATCTTCTGTTTCTCAGCTTTCCATTTTGTCCTACCTCTTATTTATGAGCTCCTACATATTTGTAGTAAAACTGGTGACTGAATTGGAACTGTGGGAGTACTGTTGTTTTAGAGGGAAGATGTTAACAGCTTCTAGCCATAAATTAAGACTTCAGTAGTGAGAGAGTAGTGTTGGGttattaagaaaaaactaaaattttaatttttgcttGCAGATTTGTAAACAAGGCTGCATGTTTCTCTTAAATTCATCTCAACATAACAAGGTATGTTTGGGAGTAAAACTTCACTTCACTACCACACCTTTCACATACAAGTCAACTTGCTGAATTTTTTCAATAGTACTTctaagaaaccaaaaccaaggcCAAAGCCAGTTAGCTAGCAGATATATTAGAACCTATAACCATTATCTTTTAATAAATAATGACAATTATTGTATCACTGAAATTCCAAAATATATGTCAAGCAACCTTGGCTTATCCTTTCAATGATCCACTTCGGTTTTTGTGTGAGAGGGAGGACATGATCAATTCCCTGGGTTAGCATGGGTAAAAGCAAGGTGCAGAAACACTAGAAATTGCCAGCTCTTTCCCAATTTATTTTCTGCTTGTGATCTACCAAACCTGACTAACCCACTCAGAAAATTATATCCATTAACCAGTACGAAGATGCCCAAATCCTGTAGTCAATTTCAATAATTCTGATAGCAGCCTTACTTTCAATAACAGATGTGCTAATTACAGTGGCTTTGTGCAGGTAGTATTAAAATTACAATGAGAGAAACTAATTATGGTGAAGATTTGGCCATATTCAACAAATCTAGGAAAAGGAATTTTTCCTAAAAATGATTTTCTGCAAAATATGACAAATACTTGTTGGTTgatgatgaaatttttatatgtCAAACACCGGAGGCCGATCTACCTGTTAACGGACTCAATCCAACACGCCATAATGATGTTTTCGTGGGAACTCCATAAATAAGATATCGGATGTTGGCAtcataaagaaaacaagaaattagAATAACATCAATTAGATCCCAGTAATGATAACCTCACCTTGTGGAGCAGCATCCTCCTACTAGTCATGTATGGGGTAAGTGCAGGAAATCTAGACACTGAAAGAGCATCAATAAACACTAGAATAATCACATTCCACTGTTTTGTTCTGAAAGGTGGTAGTGCATCCAGAAATGACATTGTATCCAGTAAGTGCCCCTGTATAAAAATATTCTTGAGACATAAGTACCAAATAGCATGGCTATGAGAATACAAGAAAAGATGCTAGTTCCTCGCACTAGAAAGTGAGAGATGGTTTCCTCATAGttattcatttcctttttctaCAAAAATTATTTATGCGTAATATTGCAAGACTGACACCTGGTCTTTGTACTTTACATAAAAATTCGCTTAGAATAATAGATATAATAAAGAAACACAAGGGAAAAAACGATATTAAGGAGCAAAGGTCCTGGAGATAAGGgaaaattatttcattaaatccgAACTTAGGGTAGATGGCTGCAGGTGGACATACATGGGCATATAGGTACTAAACCACTTCATGTTATTCCCACTCTCAATTTTGTTTTAGACTAGTACCCAGAAAAAAGTTAGATGGGCTCGTCATACATATCCTGAGTTTGTACCCAACCTACAAAAAGATATTATATGGCTGACATAGGTTCAGAAATGGCCAATGAAAGCACCACATGCATAAACCTCAAAAGTACCCAATCACAGTACATAAGAGACAAACTTGAataaattaatttgaaaaacaCAACATAGACAGATTAATAGGCAATAAAGTTCAGAATCAATACCAAGCCTTGTTCCAAAGCAGATACTGGAGTTGGCAGCCTCAGATCCATAACTAAGCTTGGCAATGTCTGAGCAAGACAACTAGCTAAAGTTTGCTTGATTTCAGAAGACCGACCATCACTCAAGACTCTCTTGCAAGGGTACTCCCTTCCATTAACCACTGAAAACTCTTCACAGGAGCTTTCATCCCGTCCATATATATATGCCAGAGAGGAGGATGTAATCCAGCCGAATAGTGCCATGAACATGGTTGCAAATGATGATAACTTACACGAGAAATCCAGTAAATACTCAATAATAAAATAGAACTTCAAATAATCCAATAAATTGTGTTTTAGGCAATGTTTAGAAGCCTACCAaatgaagtgaagtgaagtgaggGAAGTATGGAGGTCTTATTTGTGTGGAAAAGTGTCGTCAAAGGCAGAGGgccatttttttatcattacatTTGTTCAAAAGCAAAAAATGGAACATATCACCAgtgagggagggagagaaagggatAACAAAGGTCGTGGGAACTACACTTTCTCCAGGAGAAAGGTTGTGTTTTCAGGATTTATATCATTGGTCATCAAAAGAAGCAAGGAATCACCGTTGCAACAAAATCCTTAACCTTCACTTCTTTGCAACTACACTCATAATGGCCAGAGTCTAGGCGATCCTAGGCAGTGGAGGGGGGAAatcaaggcgtcacctaggcgACCAAGGGGTATTTCCAGCAAAGGGTCCCTAGATGCCTAGGGGACACCTTGAACACTCattccaaccaaaaaaaaaagctcaatAAATGTCCATTCAACAGTTAAAAATAACATCAAGGCATGAAAAACTTACACCCAGATTGAAGCCCTCTGGCACAGTGTCATACCAGGAGTCACGATACATTGTGTCATGTGATTCAAAATCTGCAAACCCAGGCTTTTGTGCCAACCTAATCAGCTCTAGTTCGTGCACATTCTCCTCATAATTTTCTTCATCGTCATCTTGTGCATGGGACAATATTGTAATCCCAGCTTCCATTACTTTTTTTTGATGTTCAATAGAGAGAACAAGGAGCCTCAGTAAAATACACAACCTGATAAACCAGAAAACTAACAAAAGGCACACAATTATTACCAGCATTGGACACATCAGATTCACAAGAAGCAACAGCTTCTGCTGCCTGGCTTAATGCGGATGCACAAGCTTCCGCAGATGCAAGCCATACAGAACTATCATCAGCTTCTACATTCAATCTGGATGAGCCCTCAGCATGCTCCGGCACTTCCCCCATCTGTCTAACACTGCCAATATTTCCATTGTATTCATTGCTGATTTTTCTCTCATCAGCCCAGGAAACGCTGCGGGCAGATTTCTTAGCACCTGAACACTTTAAAGAGGATTTTAATGTGTTTTCAATCGGTTGAGTTGTTTCTCCAACACCAATTTCCCTTTTGGATTCTCTAGGAATGATGCCATAAGCACTTTGGCTGGGACCAGAAGAGGAAGTCAGGTTTTTTGACATAACTGCCAGGGTTGTACCACTAACttcctcttttgtttctttcaattTAGGTAGAGAACCGTTCAACTTCTGGAAGGGGCAAGGGGATATCTTTAGAGAGCTAGATTCATCCCCCATAACTTTACTACTCACCTCCCCTTCTCTTGACTCTTCAAACCTAGCTTCAAAACCATCATTTAAAGGAGAACAAGAGGTTTTGGTATTGTTAAATGGATCTCCAATGATTACAACACTGGAGAAGTCCATCTCATTCAGCACTTCTGTACCCTTCTGCGGTTCGGGAAGTCCAGTTTTAGACCCTGCAATATGAGATGCAAGTTCATTCCAGGTCCCAGAGTAAAACCGCAACAAACCGCAGGCAGAAATTGACATTTGGCATGATAAAGCATAGGAACCAACAATGATGACCATGCAGAGGATACGTAGTAATCAAAATATGGGGGTAAAATTTGCAGGATTAgaaaatttctcctttttttttttggggggtggggggNNNNNNNNNNNNNNNNNNNNNNNNNNNNNNNGTGGGGGAGCCGGGAGCCAACACAACACATAGAGGTAATAAACATGTTAACAATTGAAATGAATGTTTTTGAATTACAGATACCTTCATCATGTTGTTTAAGACGAGAATACTTGAAATTTAAGCTATGATCCTTGGGGACATAGCCTTCTATCGCATTTGATGGACCAACCCAATTCTCCATTGACAACTCCCCAACGGCCTTCGTGTCCTCTATCTCTTGAATCTTCAAATCAGAGAGACCTAAATCGCCCTTCTTTCCATAAACTAATTCATTGAAACTAGCATCACCAAACAAACTCAAAACCTCATTAATCTTTGCCGGGTTCAAGACTGAGCATCTCTCTGGTTGAAGGCTCCCCGCAAATGCCCGACTGTTGATAAGGCAACCGGAAGAACAGTACATGTAGGTTTCTTGTAGGTCGTAGACCTTGTGCTCCTTGAGAGAAATACGGTACCGACCCTTCCCAGGCCGCTCCGACGGTAGATGGTTGTTGCAGAGGGGGTAGCCGCAGAGTTTGGAGATAGACCTCTCAGTCACTACGTCCTTATAGTCGCTTGGAGACATCAGAGACCCAGCAGCAAAGAGTTGGTTCTCATGGTGGATGCCATCGAGGAGGAAAAGTTGCAGCTTGTGGACGGCTTCTTTTACAGAAAATGTTTGATCTTTCGCCATATAAAATATTTGCCTTGCAGCTTCGCTTTGATATGAACCGGGAGACCTGTAGATTCAATATGTTAGTTCACAAAAATACCTACAAAGCTCAGAGGTTCCATAAGACctaaataccttttttttcccctacgCTTTCTGAAGTCAAAACTCTTAACACTTTAGCCCAACCTCCACCAACAATTGAAGtttgaacccaaaaaaattcCAGAGCATTTACAATGGCAAATAAATTATGTTTCTCAGAGATTCTGAAGTTCAGCAATCAAAGTATACAAACCCATTAGCCATCAAGAATGGAAGTGAATGTTACACAGCAAGATGGCTTCATGGGTTTTCGAAATTCAAAAAGAAGTAAAGAACAGGAATTTCCAGTAAGAACTGTATTTAAGTaaaaatgggtcttcaagataCTCAAGGCACACTTACGCTCCTGAGTTTGAGCACAAGTGAGCGAGTCTCTCTGCCTCCGGTCAGCACTCAAAACCCTCAATTGAGCTCTCTAGGATTTTAATGTTCTTTAGAGGCAGAAGGAAATGGCAATAGCAATTGAGGAAGAACTGGTTGAGGATGTCAATGTGAAAAGAAACTAAgggaatggaaaaggaaatataAAATCGGAATTGCAGACAGTAAACATTACATGACTCCACCCATAAGGAATTCAGAAGACAAAGTTGTATTGGAATGCTTTcgtgaaaaataaaagaaaggtaaTGATGACTTAACCCATAAGGAATTCAGAAGTAGTCCCAATACTCCCTCAGCGAGTAGAAAAGCTTCCAGTAAAAGCTTTCAATGAGTTAACTGAGTGAATCGACTCGAAAGGTAATGTTGACCAAACCCATAAAGAAGTCGTAAGTAGTCCCAATACTCCCTTAGCGAGTAGAAAAGCTTTCAATGAGTTGAGTTTTACAATTCCAAACCCTGAGTGAATCGATTTCTAGCAGCAGCACTCCACTCGTGGAAGAAATATATTCATGTAGCTAAAAAAAGCCAACTGCTGAACCTATGCACTCCTCTCTAAACtctaaataaaacaaaacaggaCCCTTCAAACTAAATTAAAGAATGAGATTCAGGGAACAATGTTGGGTATGCCTCCTGCATTCCATAAGGATCTGTGTATATGAGAAAGACCGTGTTTTTTTGCTTTCCAATCTCCTACAATGACTTTGATGTTTAATCTGCCATTTTCTAAACAACCCTTAAACCCTACTAAAAAAAACACGGCAGCAGTTCCTCAAACAGAATTGAGTATTTTTCTTTACAAAGTTGCAGGTCAGTACTCAAGAATAAGAACCAGCAAAGGGTTTCACATCTATTTAATGGTTAGGACTTACAAAAGAGCCCCCTATCTCGTTTTTTAGTCCcttgagatagagagagagagcttaccCACAGAAAAGAATAACTCTCCAATCAAGCTTCAAAAAACCACCAACAGCAATGTCGTTTCAGGGAGA from Macadamia integrifolia cultivar HAES 741 chromosome 14, SCU_Mint_v3, whole genome shotgun sequence encodes the following:
- the LOC122060917 gene encoding probable protein phosphatase 2C 2 isoform X1 encodes the protein MVAEVETVCHQSISVLDVQYRCIAKGSNLQKIDDIVNVSTPSPPLFPEIHAPGSVSTNILRSEGDARTLSTISDADIESAGLPFVPSIRSGSFADIGPRRFMEDEHIQIDDLSMHLGSLMRCPEPIAFYGVFDGHGGPDAATFLRKNAMRFFFEYADFPQSSEEADDVLLEEVETSIRKAFLLADLALADDCNVSNSSGTTALTALILGRLLLVANVGDCRAVLCRKGEAIEMSQDHRPIYPSEHKRVEELGGFVDDGYLNGVLSVSRALGDWDMKFPRGSPSPLIAEPEFQQVILTEDDEFLIIGCDGIWDVMSSQHAVSVVRRGLRRHGDPKQCARDLVMEALRLNTFDNLTVIVVCISSPDHKRELSPQRQRALRCCSLSAEALCSLKNLLDGN
- the LOC122060917 gene encoding probable protein phosphatase 2C 2 isoform X2 is translated as MEDEHIQIDDLSMHLGSLMRCPEPIAFYGVFDGHGGPDAATFLRKNAMRFFFEYADFPQSSEEADDVLLEEVETSIRKAFLLADLALADDCNVSNSSGTTALTALILGRLLLVANVGDCRAVLCRKGEAIEMSQDHRPIYPSEHKRVEELGGFVDDGYLNGVLSVSRALGDWDMKFPRGSPSPLIAEPEFQQVILTEDDEFLIIGCDGIWDVMSSQHAVSVVRRGLRRHGDPKQCARDLVMEALRLNTFDNLTVIVVCISSPDHKRELSPQRQRALRCCSLSAEALCSLKNLLDGN
- the LOC122061774 gene encoding putative RNA polymerase II subunit B1 CTD phosphatase RPAP2 homolog, encoding MAKDQTFSVKEAVHKLQLFLLDGIHHENQLFAAGSLMSPSDYKDVVTERSISKLCGYPLCNNHLPSERPGKGRYRISLKEHKVYDLQETYMYCSSGCLINSRAFAGSLQPERCSVLNPAKINEVLSLFGDASFNELVYGKKGDLGLSDLKIQEIEDTKAVGELSMENWVGPSNAIEGYVPKDHSLNFKYSRLKQHDEGSKTGLPEPQKGTEVLNEMDFSSVVIIGDPFNNTKTSCSPLNDGFEARFEESREGEVSSKVMGDESSSLKISPCPFQKLNGSLPKLKETKEEVSGTTLAVMSKNLTSSSGPSQSAYGIIPRESKREIGVGETTQPIENTLKSSLKCSGAKKSARSVSWADERKISNEYNGNIGSVRQMGEVPEHAEGSSRLNVEADDSSVWLASAEACASALSQAAEAVASCESDVSNAVMEAGITILSHAQDDDEENYEENVHELELIRLAQKPGFADFESHDTMYRDSWYDTVPEGFNLGLSSFATMFMALFGWITSSSLAYIYGRDESSCEEFSVVNGREYPCKRVLSDGRSSEIKQTLASCLAQTLPSLVMDLRLPTPVSALEQGLGHLLDTMSFLDALPPFRTKQWNVIILVFIDALSVSRFPALTPYMTSRRMLLHKVLDGAGVSVQEYETMKDIVMPLGRLPQFSTQSGA